From one Neovison vison isolate M4711 chromosome 1, ASM_NN_V1, whole genome shotgun sequence genomic stretch:
- the LOC122900573 gene encoding olfactory receptor 2L8-like → MEYNNQTSTDFFLSGLFPPSRTGLFFFILIVLIFQMALFGNLSMIILILVDTHLHTPMYFLLSQLSLMDLNFISTIVPKMAIDYLFGNKTISFIWCGVQSFFFLTLAGGEGLLLASMAYDRYVAICFPLHYPIHMSKRICALMITGCWIMSSINSCAHTAYVLNISYCRSRTINHFFCDVPAMLTLACMDTWVYEYTVFVSTTLFLVFPFIGIVCSYGRVLFAIYHMRSAEGRKKAYSTCSTHLTVVTFYYAPFAYTYLRPRSFRSPTEDKVLAVFYTILTPMLNPIIYSLRNKEVIGALRRVIQRICSVKM, encoded by the coding sequence ATGGAATATAATAACCAAACTTCTACAGATTTCTTCTTATCGGGGTTGTTTCCACCATCAAGAACTGGCTTGttcttcttcattctcattgttctCATTTTCCAAATGGCTCTTTTTGGCAACCTGTCCATGATCATCCTTATCCTTGTAGATACCCATCTCCACACACCAATGTATTTTCTACTTAGTCAGCTCTCCCTCATGGACCTAAACTTCATCTCCACTATTGTCCCCAAGATGGCTATTGATTATCTCTTTGGGAATAAGACTATTTCTTTCATTTGGTGTGGGGTTCAGAGCTTCTTCTTCTTGACTTTGGCGGGTGGAGAGGGATTACTATTGGCTTCAATGGCCTACGATCGCTATGTGGctatttgttttcctctccacTACCCCATTCATATGAGTAAAAGAATATGTGCTTTGATGATAACAGGATGTTGGATAATGAGTTCAATCAACTCCTGTGCCCACACTGCATATGTCCTCAATATATCTTACTGTCGATCCAGGACCATCAACCATTTCTTCTGTGATGTTCCTGCCATGTTGACTCTGGCCTGCATGGACACCTGGGTGTATGAGTACACAGTGTTTGTGAGCACCACCCTGTtccttgtgtttcctttcattgGCATTGTATGTTCCTATGGCCGGGTTCTCTTTGCCATTTACCACATGCGGTCAGCAGAGGGCAGGAAGAAGGCCTATTCAACCTGCAGCACCCATCTCACTGTGGTGACTTTCTACTATGCACCCTTTGCTTACACTTATTTACGTCCAAGATCCTTCCGCTCTCCAACAGAGGACAAGGTTTTGGCTGTCTTCTACACCATCCTGACCCCCATGCTCAACCCCATCATCTACAGCCTGAGAAACAAGGAGGTGATAGGGGCCCTGAGAAGAGTTATTCAGAGGATATGCTCTGTAAAAATGTAG